In the genome of Leptospira noumeaensis, one region contains:
- a CDS encoding enoyl-CoA hydratase/isomerase family protein yields the protein MISFEQIDGIGFIRLGINDKNSFSNESFLELKKTIQTAKESNSKAIVLKSDSPGSFSLGLDLTTVSTMDMSKDLAAFLGLFYENLESLFTLPVPTIAEISGHALGYGAMLALVCDYRYATEDIRFGLPEVKIGIQVPSFIYALLGEAIGYDAAKRHVLLGDAFKAKEMPSLFEEIAGTEEDLKKKSKSLQTKLKKNSLSAMKDTKSGILNVQKNILALIKPDIEATIQSIQSKDAQEGISASVQVRRPVFTS from the coding sequence ATGATTTCATTCGAACAAATAGACGGAATCGGATTTATCCGATTGGGCATCAATGACAAGAACAGTTTTTCTAACGAATCGTTTTTGGAATTGAAAAAAACCATCCAAACAGCAAAAGAATCAAACTCCAAAGCCATTGTTTTAAAAAGTGATTCTCCTGGAAGTTTTTCGCTTGGTCTTGACCTTACCACTGTCAGTACAATGGATATGTCAAAAGACCTTGCGGCTTTCCTCGGTTTATTCTATGAAAACTTAGAAAGTTTATTCACACTTCCCGTGCCCACAATCGCAGAAATCTCCGGACATGCTTTGGGTTATGGTGCTATGCTTGCTCTTGTTTGTGATTACCGTTATGCGACGGAAGACATCCGATTTGGATTACCGGAAGTTAAAATTGGAATCCAAGTTCCTTCCTTTATTTATGCACTTCTTGGTGAAGCAATAGGATATGACGCGGCCAAACGCCATGTGCTCCTTGGAGATGCATTCAAAGCAAAAGAAATGCCTAGTTTGTTTGAAGAAATCGCGGGAACAGAAGAAGATTTGAAGAAAAAATCAAAATCCCTCCAAACAAAATTAAAGAAAAATTCTTTGTCTGCAATGAAGGATACAAAATCAGGAATTTTGAATGTTCAAAAAAACATATTGGCTTTGATCAAACCTGATATCGAAGCAACCATTCAAAGTATCCAATCAAAAGATGCACAAGAAGGAATTTCTGCATCCGTTCAAGTGAGAAGGCCTGTTTTTACTTCTTAA
- a CDS encoding aminopeptidase P N-terminal domain-containing protein — translation MKLPDKKTKEYNNKLYRSRIVNIQKKLKSGEIFLLFAANHKIRNRDVEYKFRQNSDFYYLTGITEEDSILVITKDVSGMFCLPKDKEREIWTGIRLGKEKIKSMLGLDFSYDLTDWEKERPAILIGNHTLYYFFGENPDRDRELITECRNLSERAREGKFGPHRIEHPNFLHEERLTKSKEEIAILKNAAEVTKLGHMRIMRESKPGMYEYELEALLDNEYLKYGSIGGGYGHIVASGKNACILHYVSNDDILKDGDLVLVDSGAEWNYYTADVTRVFPVGKKFTEAQKTIYEIVLYAQKNAIRNSIAGTPFNEVHEKTVKFLSDCLREMGFLKGSLEEIIEKGTYRKFYMHRTGHYLGMDVHDVGRYFLEGKSRPLKDGQVVTVEPGLYFDPTDESIPKEFRGIGIRIEDDILIHGKTPINLTESIPKEISEIEALKA, via the coding sequence ATGAAATTACCTGATAAAAAAACAAAAGAATACAACAATAAATTATACCGCAGTCGGATTGTTAACATTCAAAAAAAGTTAAAATCTGGTGAGATCTTTCTTTTATTTGCGGCAAACCATAAAATTAGAAATAGAGATGTAGAATATAAATTTCGCCAGAATTCTGATTTTTATTATCTAACAGGGATTACAGAAGAAGATTCTATCCTTGTCATTACAAAAGATGTGTCTGGGATGTTTTGTTTGCCCAAAGACAAAGAAAGGGAAATTTGGACAGGGATCAGGCTTGGAAAAGAAAAAATCAAATCTATGTTAGGTTTGGATTTTTCTTATGACTTAACTGATTGGGAAAAAGAAAGACCTGCCATTCTGATTGGTAACCATACCTTGTATTATTTTTTCGGTGAAAATCCCGACCGCGACCGGGAACTCATCACCGAATGCCGAAATCTTTCCGAAAGGGCAAGGGAAGGAAAGTTCGGACCTCATCGCATAGAACACCCCAATTTTTTACATGAAGAAAGACTCACTAAATCCAAAGAAGAAATTGCCATTTTAAAAAATGCAGCCGAAGTCACAAAACTTGGCCATATGCGCATTATGCGAGAAAGTAAACCTGGAATGTATGAATACGAATTGGAAGCACTCCTCGACAATGAGTATTTGAAATACGGATCGATTGGTGGTGGTTATGGCCATATTGTGGCTTCTGGAAAAAATGCCTGTATCCTTCACTATGTCAGTAATGATGATATTTTAAAAGATGGTGATTTGGTTCTTGTGGATTCGGGTGCAGAGTGGAATTATTATACTGCCGATGTGACTCGTGTTTTTCCTGTAGGTAAAAAATTTACCGAGGCCCAAAAAACTATCTATGAAATTGTTTTGTATGCGCAAAAAAATGCCATTCGTAATTCGATTGCCGGAACTCCCTTCAATGAAGTTCACGAAAAAACAGTAAAATTTCTCAGTGATTGTTTAAGAGAAATGGGGTTTTTAAAAGGAAGTTTGGAAGAAATCATAGAGAAGGGTACTTACCGAAAATTTTATATGCATCGTACGGGACATTACCTGGGGATGGATGTACATGATGTGGGAAGGTATTTTTTAGAAGGAAAGTCAAGGCCACTTAAGGATGGTCAGGTGGTTACTGTAGAACCTGGGCTATATTTTGATCCAACGGACGAATCCATTCCGAAGGAATTTCGTGGAATTGGAATCCGTATCGAAGATGACATTCTCATTCATGGAAAAACACCTATCAATTTGACCGAGTCCATTCCGAAAGAAATTTCAGAAATTGAAGCATTAAAGGCATAA
- a CDS encoding M20 metallopeptidase family protein, producing the protein MMKALPSHRKEEMVRYRRTFHQFPELKYEEKETASFVKEHLESLGFQVESGIAETGLVALFDSGIPGKTILVRADMDALPIHEENNHEYKSKNPGKMHACGHDGHTSILMALSSELKAAFSDFVPKGRVLLCFQPAEEGGSGADKMIASGILERYQVDSVFALHVWNHIDLGKVGVVNGTMMASVDEFKITVKGTSGHGAIPQHTVDPIVVGSHLVTSLQTLVSRNVDPLEPCVVTVGSFHSGNAFNVIPETAVLHGTVRTYSKSVYEMIPKRMESLVSQVAAGFGASIDFEYNRVDKPTINDPAMADIVRTAAKNVLGENCLTEENTRTMGGEDFSAFLMERPGCYFFIGSRNEAKGFVHSHHSSFFDFDEDALPVGLSVMKEVIRTYLLNSK; encoded by the coding sequence ATTATGAAAGCCCTTCCTTCACACAGAAAAGAAGAGATGGTTCGTTACAGAAGAACCTTCCACCAGTTTCCGGAACTCAAATATGAGGAAAAGGAAACTGCTTCATTTGTGAAGGAACATTTAGAATCTTTAGGATTCCAAGTGGAATCAGGGATTGCAGAAACTGGGCTTGTGGCTTTATTTGATTCTGGGATTCCCGGAAAAACCATCCTCGTCCGCGCAGATATGGATGCCCTGCCGATCCACGAAGAAAACAATCACGAATACAAAAGTAAAAACCCAGGAAAGATGCATGCCTGTGGCCATGATGGACATACAAGCATCCTTATGGCTCTTTCGTCCGAGCTAAAAGCAGCTTTCTCTGACTTTGTTCCTAAAGGTCGAGTTCTACTTTGTTTCCAACCTGCAGAAGAAGGTGGTTCCGGGGCAGACAAAATGATTGCCTCCGGGATTTTAGAAAGATACCAAGTGGATTCTGTTTTTGCACTCCATGTTTGGAACCATATTGATTTAGGGAAAGTTGGTGTTGTGAACGGAACCATGATGGCATCCGTTGATGAATTCAAAATCACTGTCAAAGGAACTTCTGGACATGGAGCCATCCCGCAACATACGGTGGATCCGATTGTAGTTGGTTCTCATTTAGTGACTTCCTTACAAACTTTAGTTTCCAGAAATGTAGATCCACTTGAGCCTTGTGTGGTGACTGTGGGTTCCTTTCATTCGGGAAATGCTTTTAATGTCATTCCTGAAACGGCAGTTCTACACGGAACCGTTAGAACCTATTCAAAATCTGTTTATGAAATGATTCCGAAACGAATGGAATCCCTTGTGAGCCAAGTGGCAGCTGGATTTGGAGCAAGTATCGATTTCGAATACAACCGCGTTGACAAACCAACCATCAATGACCCAGCTATGGCGGACATTGTGAGAACTGCTGCAAAAAATGTTTTGGGTGAAAATTGTCTTACAGAAGAAAATACAAGAACCATGGGTGGGGAAGATTTTTCAGCCTTTCTTATGGAACGGCCTGGTTGTTATTTTTTTATTGGATCTCGGAACGAAGCCAAAGGTTTTGTCCACTCTCACCACAGTTCTTTTTTTGATTTTGACGAAGATGCCCTTCCTGTTGGTCTTTCCGTAATGAAAGAAGTCATTAGAACCTACCTATTAAATTCCAAATAA
- a CDS encoding MarR family winged helix-turn-helix transcriptional regulator produces the protein MSRELPKRFRSVRYFDRISSEIAEIVRLEMEKLGYPGLTTSHFEILTFLLRSKIPINMTQIAKTIEKTKPTCTVLVNRLVKEGLVERNPSPSDGREWALLLSKDGKKIRKKIVTISAKLLSLQTWGISKENEDTLYPILEVIYKHIRNKKEN, from the coding sequence ATGAGTAGAGAACTTCCCAAACGGTTTCGTTCGGTTCGGTATTTCGATCGGATTAGTTCGGAAATTGCAGAGATTGTTCGGTTGGAAATGGAAAAGTTAGGATACCCGGGACTCACCACTTCCCATTTTGAAATCCTCACATTTCTATTGCGTAGTAAAATTCCTATCAATATGACACAAATTGCCAAAACCATTGAAAAAACAAAACCGACTTGTACAGTGCTTGTGAATAGGTTAGTGAAAGAAGGTCTTGTGGAACGAAATCCTTCCCCGAGTGATGGAAGGGAGTGGGCTCTCCTTTTGTCAAAGGATGGGAAAAAAATACGAAAAAAAATTGTGACTATCTCTGCGAAACTTCTTTCATTACAAACTTGGGGAATTTCTAAAGAAAACGAGGATACTTTATATCCTATCCTCGAAGTCATTTACAAACACATTCGGAATAAAAAAGAAAATTAA